Within the Gossypium raimondii isolate GPD5lz chromosome 12, ASM2569854v1, whole genome shotgun sequence genome, the region caaaaacatagaaaaaaagTTTCTTTCTGATCTCACACCATCTTTTATATTCCtagattatgttataaaaaattattgtagaaattagttatagaaattgatatccTTACTATGCTCCGCTCAGTACTTAGTGCTCAGTGGATTGTTTCTGCTAGTGTAAAATATAGATCCTCGAGGTTCATTTGACAGTAACTCTTTTGTACATCATAATATAAGTGGAGGCAAATAGAGCTTTAAAGAAAGTGACATTGATATATGTCTTGAAGCATTGTCCTATTTCCTCATTTTCTGTTCAAGTTGTTATTCGTATTTcgttcgtgtgttcgagattttcctcacCGAAATTTTTGTAGTAGCAAAGGGTGACAGCCACATTACACTTGAAGATCTTTTGGATCCTATTCAAGGAAAACTGGGGTATAGCAGACTTAGAAAAAGAGTGCAACAGATTGACAGAAAGTCTACATCTGTTCAAGCTCCATTGCCGAAGGTAGATAGAGAGAAATTGGAGAGGATAAACATAGCGTACATTGGTGTTTAATGTCTGAATGCAGATAGTATGTTTTCTGTGGATTTTGGGCTGatgtcatgttttttttttctaatggaGAGTTTAAAGGTCTTTCCAAGTTATTTGGTTCTGACAAGTTATATGGAGCATAATGTTATATGAAGCAACGGGATCATGTTACTCAAATGCGCAGCCTTCTTTTCCGCCATGTAATGAAGCAGAAGCGCATGAAAAAGATCAAGTCCAAAACCTATCACCGCTTAAAGAATAAGGATAAACTGAAAGTGGAATCTGCAGAAATGCTGATGGATCCAGAGGCAGCCAAAGAGCAGGCTAGGAAGCAAGAGTTCAAACGGGATGAGGTGATCAATCATTTTCCTTGATTGTCATAAATTCTCTTCTCAAACAGTATTCTTTCATCTGTggtttaccaaaaataataaataacagatgttgaatcttgatttttctctctatttcttGATGATGCAGGAGCGAATGACTTTGAAGCACAAAAATAAGTCAAAGTGGGCAAGGCATATTTTGGAAGGAGGTTTGAATGCCCAGGATGAAGGTACTCGAGCGGCTATGGCTGAACAGCTACACCGACATGCTCTTTTGACAAGAAAAATTGACACTGTTAAGGACAGTAGTAGTGACGACAATGATGAGGGTTCAAACGAGGATAGGGCATCGGAGTTGCTAGGAAAAGCAAAAGACAAAACGCTGAAAGTATTAGAAGACGATGAAGAATTGCCTAATTCTggacttttttccttttatgttgTTCAGCGTTTAAACTCATATATTCCTGTATATCGATATTAATAGAACTAAAATCCGATCCACAATTTTATGATGcgaatttatatttatacaagttaaactagttttttttatttttttatttggtaacAACTAAATTGGTCTTGGAAGATTCCACTATTTCAATGATAAGTTTTCTCACTGAAATCTTGAACCCAAATCCAAAAGGTCCAAAACGCGGTGGGGTGAGCTTAATTAAACCAGTGGACTAAGGAGCCCATTTATATAGTGCTGATTTGAATGTGAAGCGTCCGATccatcaaaatcaaatcaaacgaCACTGATGCAATAAAGGATAGTAATAGAACTTTCCACACAATACCATTAAAAATATCTAGACTTGAAAGTACCAGAACAGCCATGATTTTACCCACCATATTATGAACCCCCAAAGGGCAATTTTTGTCCACTTCGTTGTTAAGTGAACTCCTCCTCATTAAAATAAGCGTCGcctattcttttcttctttcattaGGGTTTTACATTTCTTTACTATCTTTCCTCCTCAAGAAACTCTCTACTACCCAGTATAAGCCATGAGGTAAGCTTAACAATCTTTCTTGTTCTCTTTAACTCATTTCATGTTTCGAATCTTTGCCCTAAACTGATTCGATTGGTATCAAGCTGTTACCATTTGTGTtccttttttaatatatattctttggGTATTTTTGCGTTGTGCACTAATGGATGTTTTCTATCAGCATGGAACTTTCTTTgtataggatttttttttaaagttattaattaggttattttattgattattggGGAGAAATGTTGTAGCGGGTTTTGATTAGGTTGTTTTCTTTTGGTATATTTTAGTTCGAATTTGTGCTTTCTTTAACTATGATTCTTTCTTGGTAGTCGTCATCCTGAGGTGAAATGGGCACAAAGAACCGATAAGGTTTTCATTACGGTGCTATTACCTGATTCAAAGAATGCAAAAGTTAACCTTGAGCCGGAAGGAGTGTTTAATTTCTCTGCTACTGCTGGAACTGACAATAACACATATGAGTTGAAGTTGGATCTTTTTGATAAGGTCAACGTGGAGGTAAGATTCTGGTCTAGTGTTCCATCTGTTTAGGGGTATTTGAGAATCTGTTGATGATGTTGGTCAGTTTATGATGGTATTATGCTGCTTTTTAAAGTAAATTCAACATATTTGATGGCTAGCCTTTAGCTCCTTAGTGTATACGGCTCACTTCATTTTGATTGCATTAGCATGATTTCTGTTAGATCATGCTATATGTTTCAACTATCTTTTAACATCTTTGACACACATTCATGCACTTGCATCATCTTTACTTTACGGGTGTGCTTGCTAGAACAGTAAAGCAGATGGATGAATTGAGAAGCGTGGAAAagtggaagaaaatgaatttttggtgtGTTTAGCAAGGGAAACATAAGAGGGAACATATAGTTATTTTACTATTCATATTCGACAATCAATGAATGAAACATCCTTTAAGCTTTTCTACAAAAACTAAATTGTGtttcatcttttgttttctcaATCGGCTTTACAGTGCTAAGTCTAAATTCTTGTTGGTGTTGCATATTCATATGCCCTTGATGTGTTCATGTCTTTAGGATGAATATTCTTCAAATCACTTAATGTTTTGACATtgtgttatttttgttttgaaaaaaggAAAGCAAAATTAATATCGGAGTTAGGAGCATATTCTGCATCTTGGAGAAGGCTGAAAAAGTGTGGTGGAAAAAATTATTGCGCGGGGATGGCAAAGCCCCCCATTACGTCAAAGTGGACTGGGACAAATGGGTGgatgaagatgaagacaagGGTATGTTTCTATATTCAGATTGAATTAATGCGAAAGCTGATGCATTCCAAACTGACAATCTATTGCTTTGCTTCTACATTTTGAGTAGGTCTTGGTGATCTTGACTTAGGAGGAATGGACTTCTCGGTATGGgatcaatatataatattttatgtacaATCTCTAATTTTAGCATTAGTTTATTAAGACTTCCTTCCTTACATGCAATTATGGTGTTGTCCAGAACTTCGGGGGAATGGGCGGCATGGGCGACATGATGGGCGGCATGGGCGGCATGGGCGGCATGGGCGGCATGGGTGACATGATGGGTGGCATGGGCGGCATGGGTGGCATGGATGAATTTGAGGACAGTGATGATGAAGGTAAGAATGCTGCAATGCTTTAATGGTGATACTTTGCATGTGGTTATCTATTCTCCTTATGCTGGTTCATGGCAATATGTTGCTGATTTATGTCCAAATGTAGGGCAAGAAGTGACAAAGCCAGATGACAAGGCCGAAGGAGATGCAAAGCCTGAGGAGCATGGCATCGGATCTTCAGAGAAAAAGGAGGCTGAACCGAGCACATGAAATCATTTTAGCTGAAACCCGAAATGCTGTTAACTATAGTTATGGGTGATATTTTGCTCTTTCCCT harbors:
- the LOC105762469 gene encoding uncharacterized protein LOC105762469 — its product is MRSLLFRHVMKQKRMKKIKSKTYHRLKNKDKLKVESAEMLMDPEAAKEQARKQEFKRDEERMTLKHKNKSKWARHILEGGLNAQDEGTRAAMAEQLHRHALLTRKIDTVKDSSSDDNDEGSNEDRASELLGKAKDKTLKVLEDDEELPNSGLFSFYVVQRLNSYIPVYRY
- the LOC105764122 gene encoding uncharacterized protein OsI_027940 — its product is MSRHPEVKWAQRTDKVFITVLLPDSKNAKVNLEPEGVFNFSATAGTDNNTYELKLDLFDKVNVEESKINIGVRSIFCILEKAEKVWWKKLLRGDGKAPHYVKVDWDKWVDEDEDKGLGDLDLGGMDFSNFGGMGGMGDMMGGMGGMGGMGGMGDMMGGMGGMGGMDEFEDSDDEGQEVTKPDDKAEGDAKPEEHGIGSSEKKEAEPST